tgctctaacgtcatggaaggatccaaattgatggatatcaaaaaggaaatgagttgattgcaggaaattatTTAAGGGATGAATGATCGCAAATCTATGAAAATCATGGTGCAATAAGAAAATATCTCCTACGAtaattggtaatgatttttttaatcaatggtatattgcaaatatataccttgggtaagagaatatttttatcatcccgccttgcaaatctctacgtgcattttggatgattgtttattatattgtgaatatcttttgtcataaatataaggtattgcgattttggcacgtgacataaatatctattttccttttgcaaaatgcatatctgaaatttatgctcaaggaaatctctttgatcttgaaagatattattgcatatttatggatattcttgctatattcttaaaagatatattatatctagcaagtttgatccgcaaatcaaaggaaaatattacgtgacatttttgcaaagatgattatctattatataagaatttgcaggtcacaaaagaatcttccatatggattttggaaaactcaatcAGAAAGTCATGGAGATTCTATATTATCTTCTGGAGGTTCAAAGATTCCATTCCTTGTGCAAattttttgcttattgaggaaatcccttatgcatCGTACAAAAGGTTGAATTCGACATGAGCTtggttaaagaaaataaatttttgcctcgaatttcaaaatgcaagtgatcgttgcggaTGTCGCTACAgaggaaataatggaaaaatattatgctcaacgtgcacaagcaacaattgtttccattcgcaaatattgtcatgatcacagggggagaacgtgaatccaaaagaaaaggaaaagaatcgtgatcatctcaaaaaggcaacaaattgagggggagctttgatcaattatggaaaaatcttttttgattgatcgtgatcttatggatggaaggaaaggtaaatgtgttagaatttattctaaaaagtccggttagtgcatcttttattaccttttgtcattaacaaatctcttattgatattatcattttatcatGACGAAAAGGataaatgaattttatgatgcatccgtgatttttattggatatttgctgatatgatcgaagtgagctatattgcatatctttaatattcgacttgctttataaaagctgatctttttggaaattatatgtcatgcaagatatatttatcattttatattctctacgtgatgctattttcattgttattgcttttttattatgacaaaaagggtgagagaatatgaatatgcatatttgttgattggttgatattatctatggcataatattgagctgtgattatttttctatatattgttatgctcaatatatttgttatcttctgatatcctttgatttaaattaatatctttacaaatctgcatattcagagattgttttatcatcatcaaaaatggggagattgttagggaaatcccttatgatgttttgaatatgacaaaataaatcaaaggctactaacatgtttaatagttaagtaatagaccatgcagatgatagaacatgtaaaggatattgtcaaagtgtgaagacgatcagaagactgaacgtaacatatgtccagagtatattttgaagatttccagacttctatgtcaaagtctgaagactgccagactcaagactcaaagtctgaagattgccagactcaagactcaaagtctgaaaactgccaaactttagtgtcaaagtctgttctacatcagaaatCTGTCAACTCTGACTAATTctagactgaacgtgaatgatgaaccagaagacagactctatgatGAAGCTGAAccaaaagacagactctatgttgaagctAAACTGGGtatagaccttaaagctaaatctgttcaaaagcagaatatgttcataCTCAGATTacaaagtctatcgcactcagactcagattgtaaagtatattgctctcagactttacatccagactcaacagaacgtaactcaagcccaatcatataacggctagtgatctggtttggatttaacatcaagattgatttgattgactcaatctatttgattgacaattggatcttgaagacaatatctttctatacgaagaagctttatttatggaaatcaagattccgtttgtatgggcgatcggaatcaatttgggattttacctttgtcactcaacggctaccaaatcttctagatacagagctgtccaatgggtatattggaagacgattctccgggatactgtccaacggctagtttggaagtggaggagtatttaaggagatcatggaccgataagcaagtaagagatagagcgtagaatttataattccaaagtctgagcgaccttcgatcatatacttgtctttggagagcttaaacgtttgtgatcgtgagagaaataccaaaagagtgacttagtgagatagtgtgatctactaagtgtttgcactcgaagttgtaatctcttgttgattgcatagtggaatccagccaagaatgctgttagcgtgggagagtggacgtaggcttggattaagctgaaccactataaatcttgtgttcttatctcttccttaactcctttgtttgaagtttattttattccgcatatactTGCCAAGagttattttaaacacctattcaccccctctaggtgttcatactagcactctcatgTTCGAGATAGTTTCTTTCGATTTGGATCATTTGGCAACTCGGGTCGAGTATGCATGCTTAATACAGCCAATGATGAACAAAAAAGCAGCCAATGAAACACCGACAAAAAGAATGATGGATACACAAAGTGGGTTGCAGATGTAAGCAACTAACTCGAATAGGACTAGAAAGCTCGTCATTTTCGGAGGAGCAATGCTAAGCAACCTAAAATTAGTCCACGAGATCGATATCTTATATTGGTCACATCTTCAATACCCAATAACAATCTGTCTCGATATCTTAATTTGCTTGTCATTTCTCTTATGATGTTATCCTTTCTTAAATACTTTGGTAGGTTGTTCATGAAATTCTAAATGAGATGAACGTGTCGAACGagtaatataataatgaaaaaggaatatCATCTCATAaagattgatgattaataaaccaattgaatattaaaaatgaactaattctaaaatttatctaaaagatcaaaataaacttgagaataaattaaaattcacaaacatagaaacaaaattttgaaattaaatgtagtaaatcaatcaaataaatatgttagaatATCTTTtacaccataaccactagatattaattttaaattattacaCATACAAAAACGATATCAAATATGTGAAAGCAAAATTTCCAATCTATTTACTATaatatctctaggtatagcaaatctattcaatttatctatccaccatatctctatgtgaattaaataaatataagtgTATTAAAATCTGTGAATATTTTCGCTTTGTAATGAGTCTTTTGGACCACCTTGTCACCGAAAGTTACACAAATAACATGGTATATGTATCCatatttaattcatggttatatgttataaaaataataattgcatATTATTGCTTCCCAATCTCAAACATACAACTACTTAAAAGCATTAAatgcaataatatataactcacatgaatgaaatcacttgcaaaacataaaaaacatgaaattcatatcatcatagTCATGCTACAtctagccctaacaaaagaaaattagtacatgatagaagaagaaacgaaaatacaaattaaacacaacttcttgaatcaaagaacaagaattccgTTACcaattttgtcttctcttcaaaacgCTTGAAAAACTATcagaacaatgaaaaaacatttaaaactaaaaaccTAATTGTCTTCCTAAGCTCTCAATGTTTTCCTATTTATTGGATACATTCAAGACTCCTATCCAAAGgcaattggtttttttttcacataaaattagggagtaaataagaaaatctttgatttgatatccacCTTCCATAGCTTACTGATAAAATACAAAATCCTTGATTGGATATCCATCTTCCAacgttttcttattttaaattccTAGATCACtaaattcttcattttccatctttctaccattattttccttattttctccatatctcattaagttgcataaacaaggaaaatttgcCTAAATATAaggaaatctaaatattttctcatgaatattgcattttttgttGACTAAAATAGGTAATATAACTCTATTTTTACAGATATCGTAGGCTTAGGCTTGGTCCAACACATAGGAATGAATGGATAACCAATGTGACCCATAACTTAATGGGCTGTATAATGTAATCGactttcttccctcttctttttttcttatttgttctTTCACATTTGAcctcatattaataaaatgcATTGTGTTGCAGCCCTAAAATCATAGTTAAAAGCACAGAACCAAAGCGATAATGAATCTCATTTATTCGAACTTATCCTGAAAGATTTAAGTAATTCAAGTTTTGTCGACATTTCAGCAATACTAGGGCTTATTTGAACATCCTTGTTCTTTAACAGAAGTGCAACCATATAGTCAATCCAACATCATCCCTCGTTATTCATAATATAACGTTCAAGTGGGATGTGATTCTTTACCTACAATTTcaaggaacaaagaaaaaattcaagtaCCCTCATGCTTCAACAATTCTTTCAGGTTGCGAGGTCTGATTACACTCACACTCCCATTCCACATCAACTGTGCATATTGTCGGTTAGCCCTCTCACTGGAATGGCCAGAATCAAAGAACACGTACTTCTCAGGATGACGGCATAATGAATATTCCTTCACACCTCTTTGGCCTCCACAAGTCGAATTTGCCCTATAAGGACCCGAACCACAACACGCACTTTTTGCTTCCTTAAAACCTGAATCGATTTCATATATCGAAAATGAGGACTTCTATCCAAGACATGAGCGATGTAAAAGGCACAAAATCCACAACTGGTGTAGAAGTATTGATGCTTAAGATAAGTGCCCTCAGCACAATTTACCGTATTTCGATGGGTATTGGATTCTCTCACTCACTGAAGTGTAGAAGTCGAAGTAGGAGTACTCGAATCCTTGGAGTTGCATCTCCAGTTTTGCAAGAATTGAAGTAAGAGCAACGTTGTGAAGCTGTGCGATCTTGTTGGCTTCGCCTGAGCAAGAACCATTTCGAGTCAATCGTCTCATGCTTGGCACACACCCAATTTGCCCCACTCCAATCATTGCAAATTTTCTTCCTCCTACCTCATATATTCCCTGGAAAAGAATCACAAAGCCATATTATCCCCCTGAAATGCCATAACAATTACCAGATGTTTAGCAAGTCTAATTATCACGAGGCCAGAACAACAAGGTTCCTTGCAAACACACACTATATGTGTATGTATTTAGTGGAGTAAACCTTTAAAATTTCTCAGAAAGATGAACTGGTTGAGATACGTTCATATACCAACTTAACATCAAATAAAAAGACGCCAATATACTTGCACAATTCTATGCCTGTGCTACACATGGAGCCATATAAGAACAACTAAGTAATATAAGAGATCTTAACTGGATATCAAAACATGGCATATGGAAAAAAGAAGGAGCAAGAATTACATTTAGAATGTACTTAAGGGTCGGCATCTCGTACTCACCTGTCAGCTCGGATTAAGCACTCATGTTCAGCGATGTCAATGCAATGTATCTCTATTGAGCATGCTTAAAGATCATGTAATTTGAATTCGTTTCATTATCGAGTTTGTCGATATAAATTGGGCTTATTTACATTGAGCTATAGAATCGTGTCCATCTGTGCCAGAGATTGCAAGAAAACACAAGGTGTATAAAAACTTATCTTTAAGTGAAACTAGAAAGTACTTTGTCGAGAGCGGGTGGATAATGGAATTCTTGTTGCTTCTAACCTTGAGCACAGAGGTGATGTTCCCAATCACCATCCCCACGTAATCTTCCATGGAAATGGACTGAAACAGAGCAGGATTAAGTAGAGGCTTCGTGTAATCATTGGTTCCGATGCTAATTAAGTAAACACCCTCCTTAATTATCCTCTTCGTCTTCTCGCTCCCCATCTCTTTCCTCAGCTTCTTCTCCAGTTGTTCAAGCTGCTTAAGCTGCGTCTTCAAATCCACCACctgataaattgaaaacaatggGCTTACTCATTTCCGAGGTTTCTTGCAGACTCAAAAAGtgcaaaaatttatgttaaatAAAGCTTCGAGCCAAAGACATAAATAAAGAACGTACAAATCCTTCATAAGTGTCGACCAAAGCACCAGCTCCAGCGGACGCAAAATTCGCCCCTCCCATGAATTCATCTTTCATTTGGAGATATGGTGGAATCAGCGGTAGATTTGCATATTCAGCTGCATaaccaaagaaaaacaaaaacagaatagAACAACAAACATATTAAGCAGTAATATGAGGAAATAAATAGAATTTGGGCCCAAGTTAACTGGAAAAGAAGTTACCAATAAAATCGACGACAAGACGACCATCGGAGAATCTGCCAGTGGGATAGCGGAAGAACGTCTCCCCATAAGGAGGAAAATTTGCTCTGAAGCCTGCAGTGGTGTTTATGTAGTTGTTGGTCCCTGCGTCATTAATGGAGTCCCCCAAGATGAAGAGAGCAACATCTTTCCTAGACTGATTGTCGCGGCAAGTTGAGACGAAGAGACTTGCGAGAACAGTGAAGAGAATGATGCGGAGAGTCGGAGTCGACATGATGACCTGTGTTGGATGATGTTCGTCCTCTTTAGGTGGCCACATATACACTCAAGGATATCAAAAACTGAatcaaaaaccaaaccaaatcgaaCCACAAGCTTGGTATTTTTTTCAattcggttctcattaaaaactgAAACTTTTTAACTgattcggtttttatcggttttGTTAATTGAACCAACcaataaaatccaattttttttccttttatttttttactaaatctttttttttaattttttttcttttctttctttcttttttttcttttacttcttctccttcttcattgGCCAGTCGCCGACAACAATGGCAACCGATGACCGGCCTATGATGAGGCTTCAGCTCGTCTCTAGCTGGTCActggccaatgaagaagaagaaaaagaaagaaaaggaataaaaataacttaaattttttattttttagaaaataaaaaaattattgaaagggGTGCCTGTAGgaaacaaataaaacaaaacgaaaagTAAAAATCGAAAAGCCGAACCGAATCGAACCAAACCAGGATCTTGATTCAATTCTACTACAGTTTGGATCGGATTTCGATTCGGTTCAATAAATTTccttatcaattcaattcaattcggtttttcaaaaaa
Above is a window of Eucalyptus grandis isolate ANBG69807.140 chromosome 9, ASM1654582v1, whole genome shotgun sequence DNA encoding:
- the LOC104419514 gene encoding GDSL esterase/lipase 1 — its product is MSTPTLRIILFTVLASLFVSTCRDNQSRKDVALFILGDSINDAGTNNYINTTAGFRANFPPYGETFFRYPTGRFSDGRLVVDFIAEYANLPLIPPYLQMKDEFMGGANFASAGAGALVDTYEGFVVDLKTQLKQLEQLEKKLRKEMGSEKTKRIIKEGVYLISIGTNDYTKPLLNPALFQSISMEDYVGMVIGNITSVLKGIYEVGGRKFAMIGVGQIGCVPSMRRLTRNGSCSGEANKIAQLHNVALTSILAKLEMQLQGFEYSYFDFYTSVSERIQYPSKYGFKEAKSACCGSGPYRANSTCGGQRGVKEYSLCRHPEKYVFFDSGHSSERANRQYAQLMWNGSVSVIRPRNLKELLKHEGT